A genomic region of Dermacentor andersoni chromosome 9, qqDerAnde1_hic_scaffold, whole genome shotgun sequence contains the following coding sequences:
- the LOC126527504 gene encoding uncharacterized protein, with amino-acid sequence MVVYYRRDNVRFIMNAWERRRARLTEAGVVLKWYGETVSSGGDFSRCPRVDVGEQDTLNFDHLRSVFLLLLTGHGLALAAVLVAEAPAAALVSRCGRTGNASRVGPAVPPPRIRLGVVRVRARV; translated from the exons ATGGTCGTCTACTACAGAAGGGACAACGTGCGCTTCATCATGAACGCCTGGGAGCGCAG ACGTGCCCGCCTGACCGAGGCTGGCGTGGTGCTCAAGTGGTACGGCGAGACGGTGTCCTCGGGCGGCGACTTCTCGCGCTGCCCCCGCGTCGACGTCGGCGAGCAGGACACGCTGAACTTCGACCACCTCCGCTCCGTCTTCCTGCTGCTGCTGACCGGTCACGGTCTGGCCCTGGCAGCAGTGCTGGTCGCCGAGGCGCCCGCCGCTGCGCTGGTCAGCCGGTGCGGACGCACGGGGAACGCGAGCCGCGTCGGGCCGGCGGTCCCGCCACCCCGCATTAGACTCGGTGTGgttcgcgtgcgtgcgcgtgtgtga